CGCGAGATGATGCCCGACGCCGACTTCGAGACGTGGGTCGATCCGGACGATATCGCGACGATGATGCTGTTCCTCTGCTCCGAGGGAGCCACCGTCACCAGCGGCGCTGCGGTCCCGGTGTACGGCGAAGCCTGACGCACTCGGTAGCCCCGGCCTACCGGACGCAGCGAGCCGGTCGCCCGCTCCTCAGATAGCGTCGATGGCGTCGAGCACTTCGTCGTACGCCGGCTCGACGCCGGGATCGTCACTCACCCAGGCGTACTGGACGACGCCGTCGCCGTCGATGACGAAGACAGAGCGTTTGGCGACGCCGTCGACGCCCAGTTCCTCGAAGTCCATCGAGAGGCCCCACTCGTCGACGATCTCGCGGTTCGAGTCGCTGAGCAGGTCGAACTCCAGTCCGAGCTTATCGCGGAACTCGTTCTGTGAGAACGGCGTGTCGATGCTGACGCCGTACACGCTCGCGCCGGCCTCGCTGAAGTCGTCGAGGCGATCCTGGAACGTGTTCATCTCGTGGGTACAGACGCCGGTGAACGCACCGGGGAAGAAAGCGAGGACGATCGGTGCCTCGTCGAGGCGGTCTGCGAGCGTGAACGACTCGATGTCACCATTCGCCAGCGGTGCCGTAAACGACGGCGCTTCGTCACCAGTAGAGACCATCACTGGCCCGTAGCGGGTACCAGATCAAGTCGCTTGCGTTCCAGAACCTCCCGAGTAATACGGTTCGTCGATCAGGGTGAGCAAAAAGCCTATATTAGACCTCACGCTAAGTCCTGCTACAATGGTAGCAACCCTACTGCAGATCGGTTTACCGGGGACCCAGGAGATGATGATCATTCTCCTGATCGCGGTCCTGCTGTTCGGTGCAAACAAGATCCCGAAGCTCGCTCGCTCGACGGGTGAGGCGATGGGCGAGTTCCAGAAAGGCCGCGAGGAAGTCGAGCAGGAACTCGAAGAGATCCGCGACGGGCCAGGCGAGAGTCAGGGCGCGACCGAGGAGCCCGACTCCGAGTTCGTCGAGACGACCGCCGACGACACCGCTTCGGAGACCGCCTCCGAGACAGCCACCGAGTAACGCCCGCGACGTTCCCGACAGGGTTCCCGATCCCTTCTCCATCCATCTACCGTCCAGCCCCTGCCCTCCACGACGGAACAGCAGCGTTTTTGAGCCGTCTCACACACCGACTGATAGGGGCGTGTGGCCTAGTGGACGAGGGCGAGGGGTTCCTAACCCCTCGATCGCGGGTTCGAATCCCGCCACGCCCGTGCAGCGACCGCAGGGAGCGAACCGGAACGGGATTCGAATCAGGGAGGTCGCGCGCAGCGAAGCGAGCACGTCCGACCGTGGTTCGAATCCCGCCACGACCGACCGGAAAACGATTCTCGCGGTCACGGCGGGTGCGACAGCCGAGGCCTGTTACTCCTCGACGACGATGCCGCCGCGCTGGCCGATCGCCTCGTGAGGGTAGCAGGCGTACGGGTAGACGCCCGGTTCGTCGAAGGTCACTTCGAAGTGGCGGCCACTCTCGCTGTAGATGTCCGACTTCTCGATGTCGCCCTGGAATCCGATGTTGTGTGCGCCACCGTCCCCGGTCCACTCGAACGCGACGGTGGTTCCGGTCGAACACTTGAGTGCGAGCGGATCGAAAGCGAAGTTACCGCCGTTGCCGGGGCTGCCGACGGTCACGGAGACCGCGTCCGAGCCCGTGCGGTCGGCGAGGGTCCCGTCCCAGCCGTCGACGTAGATGAGCCAGTGGTCGAGATCGGGATAGCCACTCTCCGGTGGCTTCCGGACCCGGATCACGCCTTTCAGCCCGTCGTCGCGCCGGGGTTCGGAGACGTAGGGGTACACGCCGGTCGTCTCGAAGTGGTGAGAGTAGGTCTCGTTTGGCCGGTCGGTGGCGTCGCCGCTGTCGAAGCTGCCGTCGACCGCGACGACGTTGTGTGGGCCGCCGTGGTCGAACCAGCGCCACACCACCGTCGTACCGGGTGTGACGGTGACCGCGGGCGGGTCGAAGGTGTAGCCGTCGCCCTCGATCGGGTGTCCGACCAGGACCTCGACCAGGTCGTCGTAGCCGACGTTTCGGAACTGACCGCCGTAGCCGTTGGCGTCGGCGAGCCACGCGTCGAGGTCGTCGACCGGGGCGTCGGTCGACGGGGGTGTCGCTGTCGTCGTCGTCGGACTCGTCGTCGCGGGTGAACCGGACCGAGCGGAGCCGAGACGGGCGGCGAGTGCCGGGATCGACGCGAACGATACGCTCTGGAGGAGCTGTCGTCTGGAGAGGGACCGTCGCATAGCGAGTGAGGCTACTGGGGGCTCGCCCCTAAAGGGGATCCCTGGTTTGCAGAATCTGGAAAGCATGACTTTTCCCTTTACATTGTGGGGATGATACTACGGTGGGCACGCCGCACGCGGTTCCCGGCCGTCCGACTCGGACCGCTACCATTCCCAAGCCTCCACCCGACTGGCAGACAGTCCTGTTCCGTCTGGTCCGGTCGGACGCGACCGCGGCGGCCACGCGCCCACAGAGACGCATGACCGACGAGGTGCCGTCCGAACAGGCCCTGTTCGATGCACTGGCCGATCCCGACTGCCGGACGATCGTCGCCGCGCTCGACGAACCGATGACGGCCAAGGGGGTCGCCGACGAGTGTGATCTCTCGCGGACGAGTGCCTACCGGAAACTGGAGACGCTGAGCGACGCAGCGCTGGTCGCCGAGCGAACGAAGGTCCGGGACGACGGCCACCACACGACGCAGTTCGTCAGGGACTTCAGGGGCGTGTTCGTGGCCTTCGACGGCGACGAATCGTTCGACGTCGACGTCGTCGACCACGAGGAGACACCGGACGAGCGCC
Above is a genomic segment from Halomicrobium sp. LC1Hm containing:
- a CDS encoding redoxin domain-containing protein, yielding MVSTGDEAPSFTAPLANGDIESFTLADRLDEAPIVLAFFPGAFTGVCTHEMNTFQDRLDDFSEAGASVYGVSIDTPFSQNEFRDKLGLEFDLLSDSNREIVDEWGLSMDFEELGVDGVAKRSVFVIDGDGVVQYAWVSDDPGVEPAYDEVLDAIDAI
- a CDS encoding twin-arginine translocase TatA/TatE family subunit is translated as MVATLLQIGLPGTQEMMIILLIAVLLFGANKIPKLARSTGEAMGEFQKGREEVEQELEEIRDGPGESQGATEEPDSEFVETTADDTASETASETATE
- a CDS encoding halocyanin domain-containing protein; its protein translation is MRRSLSRRQLLQSVSFASIPALAARLGSARSGSPATTSPTTTTATPPSTDAPVDDLDAWLADANGYGGQFRNVGYDDLVEVLVGHPIEGDGYTFDPPAVTVTPGTTVVWRWFDHGGPHNVVAVDGSFDSGDATDRPNETYSHHFETTGVYPYVSEPRRDDGLKGVIRVRKPPESGYPDLDHWLIYVDGWDGTLADRTGSDAVSVTVGSPGNGGNFAFDPLALKCSTGTTVAFEWTGDGGAHNIGFQGDIEKSDIYSESGRHFEVTFDEPGVYPYACYPHEAIGQRGGIVVEE
- a CDS encoding helix-turn-helix domain-containing protein → MTDEVPSEQALFDALADPDCRTIVAALDEPMTAKGVADECDLSRTSAYRKLETLSDAALVAERTKVRDDGHHTTQFVRDFRGVFVAFDGDESFDVDVVDHEETPDERLARFWSQISEEL